A single genomic interval of Selenobaculum gibii harbors:
- the bioA gene encoding adenosylmethionine--8-amino-7-oxononanoate transaminase yields the protein MNEFLKKDKAYIWHPFTQMKGWLESDQMVITEAKGIKLIDTEGKEYYDGVSSLWVNIHGHRHPKIDQAIIDQLGKVAHSTALGLANVPASEFAQILVEVSPEGLNKVFYSDDGSTAVEVALKMAFQYWQHKGKPNKNKFIALNQSYHGDTVGSVSVGGIDLFHRVFKPLLFEPYHIPSPSCYHCQLTQKEECHMQCVEVLEKVLKEHHDKIAGLVIEPLVQAAAGMLMAPAGYLKRVRELTKKYDVLLIADEVATGFGRTGRMFACDNECVSPDLMCISKGITGGYMPLAATLTTDEIYHAFLGDMKDKKTFYHGHSYTANQLACAAGIASLEIFKEEKTIERMQEKIYLIRERLEKIGEMVHVGEARQRGMMIGIELMNDKENGVPYAWEDCMGAVVCMKAREHGLFIRPVGDVVVFMPPLCSTVEEINKMLDIIEISIHEITDLGETAQEGGGAHF from the coding sequence ATGAATGAATTTTTAAAGAAAGATAAAGCATACATATGGCATCCGTTTACGCAAATGAAAGGCTGGCTGGAAAGCGATCAAATGGTGATTACTGAAGCAAAAGGTATCAAGCTGATTGATACGGAAGGAAAAGAATATTACGATGGTGTATCCTCACTTTGGGTAAATATTCATGGTCATCGTCATCCCAAGATTGATCAGGCAATCATTGACCAATTGGGAAAAGTTGCGCATTCTACGGCGCTTGGGCTAGCAAATGTGCCAGCAAGTGAATTTGCCCAAATCCTAGTGGAAGTTTCGCCAGAAGGGTTAAATAAAGTATTCTATTCTGACGATGGCTCAACGGCGGTAGAAGTCGCACTAAAAATGGCATTTCAATATTGGCAGCATAAAGGCAAACCAAATAAAAATAAATTTATTGCTCTTAATCAATCGTATCATGGGGATACGGTAGGTTCGGTAAGTGTGGGTGGAATAGATTTATTTCATCGCGTGTTTAAGCCTTTATTATTTGAGCCTTATCATATTCCATCGCCGTCGTGTTATCATTGTCAATTAACGCAAAAAGAAGAATGCCATATGCAATGCGTGGAAGTTTTAGAAAAGGTATTAAAAGAGCATCATGATAAAATTGCCGGACTTGTGATTGAGCCGCTTGTACAAGCGGCGGCGGGTATGCTTATGGCACCAGCGGGATACTTAAAACGCGTACGCGAATTGACAAAAAAATATGATGTGCTTTTAATTGCAGATGAAGTTGCAACAGGTTTTGGTCGTACTGGGCGAATGTTTGCTTGTGACAATGAATGTGTAAGCCCTGATTTAATGTGTATATCTAAAGGAATTACCGGGGGATATATGCCACTTGCGGCGACGCTAACGACGGATGAAATTTATCATGCATTTTTAGGCGATATGAAAGATAAAAAGACGTTCTATCATGGACATTCTTATACGGCAAATCAATTAGCCTGTGCTGCAGGTATTGCCAGTCTTGAAATATTTAAAGAAGAAAAGACGATAGAAAGAATGCAGGAAAAGATTTATCTGATTCGTGAAAGATTAGAGAAAATCGGCGAGATGGTACATGTTGGTGAAGCACGGCAACGGGGAATGATGATTGGTATTGAATTAATGAACGATAAAGAAAATGGGGTGCCTTATGCCTGGGAAGATTGTATGGGCGCTGTCGTTTGTATGAAAGCGCGTGAACATGGTTTATTCATTCGTCCAGTTGGGGATGTAGTTGTATTTATGCCACCGCTTTGTTCGACGGTAGAAGAAATTAATAAAATGCTTGATATCATTGAAATTTCTATTCATGAAATTACCGATTTAGGTGAAACGGCACAAGAGGGCGGCGGCGCACACTTTTAA
- a CDS encoding DMT family transporter: MLQWCALFIAIITEVAGTTMLKFVGENVSVLNYGVLLFMVGLSYFFLAKAVTKIPLSVAYATWEGLGLVAVTGIGCLLFNEVMSMKKIAGIGAILVGIILLKYGMSDTKKCGDLNE, translated from the coding sequence ATGCTGCAGTGGTGCGCGCTTTTTATAGCAATCATTACTGAAGTAGCAGGCACAACGATGTTAAAATTCGTTGGGGAAAATGTATCCGTATTGAATTACGGTGTATTATTATTCATGGTAGGTCTTTCTTATTTTTTCTTAGCGAAAGCTGTTACTAAAATTCCGCTTAGTGTTGCTTATGCGACGTGGGAGGGGTTAGGACTTGTCGCGGTTACCGGTATTGGTTGTCTTTTATTTAATGAAGTTATGTCAATGAAAAAAATTGCCGGAATAGGGGCAATTCTTGTCGGTATTATATTGCTGAAATATGGTATGTCAGACACAAAGAAATGTGGTGATTTGAATGAATGA
- a CDS encoding DMT family transporter gives MNEGFLFLIGSILCDVVANICLKKSQGFKYKLWGAGAVLLIIIAFIALAQAIKTMDLSIAYALWGALGLLLTTGLDITLYGVRLNAVGIAGVLCMVTGVALMKSIA, from the coding sequence ATGAATGAGGGATTCTTATTCTTAATCGGCTCAATTTTGTGTGACGTTGTTGCAAATATTTGTTTAAAAAAATCACAAGGATTTAAGTATAAATTGTGGGGTGCAGGTGCAGTACTATTAATTATTATTGCATTTATTGCTCTAGCGCAGGCTATAAAGACAATGGATTTGAGTATTGCTTATGCTCTATGGGGGGCATTGGGATTGTTATTAACAACAGGGCTTGATATTACACTTTATGGTGTTAGGCTGAATGCTGTTGGAATTGCCGGTGTTTTATGTATGGTAACAGGTGTTGCCCTAATGAAGAGTATTGCCTAA
- a CDS encoding peptidylprolyl isomerase, producing MKKAIIEMADGNIEIELFEKEAPGTVANFVKLINEGFYNGLTFHRVIPEFVAQGGCPNGNGTGGPGYTIPCETEGNPHIHDRGALSMAHRGKDTGGSQFFIVYEAQPHLDGVHTVFGQVIKGMDVVDHIRQGAVMQNVTVVEE from the coding sequence ATGAAAAAAGCGATTATTGAAATGGCAGATGGTAATATTGAAATTGAATTATTTGAAAAAGAGGCACCTGGTACAGTTGCAAATTTTGTAAAATTAATCAATGAAGGTTTTTATAATGGATTAACATTCCATCGCGTAATTCCTGAATTCGTAGCACAAGGGGGATGTCCTAATGGTAATGGAACAGGCGGCCCAGGCTACACAATTCCATGTGAAACAGAAGGTAATCCGCATATTCATGATCGTGGTGCATTATCTATGGCGCATCGTGGAAAAGATACAGGCGGAAGTCAATTTTTTATCGTATATGAAGCACAACCACATTTAGATGGTGTTCATACTGTATTTGGTCAAGTGATAAAAGGAATGGATGTTGTTGATCATATTCGTCAAGGTGCAGTAATGCAAAATGTTACTGTAGTTGAAGAATAA
- a CDS encoding TSUP family transporter: MFEELSSEMLIFLIGAGFIASFIDSVVGGGGLISVPSLMMTGLSPVVVLGTNKMAAFMGSITSTVAFMRSGKIDLKLIKYLFPLSVIGSALGVFTVRMIPPDFLKPIVVGMLVIVTIYSLMKKDWGENSTYHGMNQKTAILSGGVAFVLGFYDGFFGPGAGSFLLFAFLCIGFDFIMAAGNARALNFGSNISAMIVFTSLGLVNYAYALPMGIGMIFGAIAGTKMAIVKGASYVRPLFIFMTVILIGKQLFDIFK, translated from the coding sequence ATGTTTGAAGAACTTAGTAGCGAGATGCTTATCTTTTTAATTGGAGCAGGCTTTATCGCATCATTTATTGACTCTGTTGTTGGTGGAGGAGGCCTTATTTCAGTACCATCATTGATGATGACGGGGTTGTCGCCAGTCGTTGTATTGGGGACGAATAAAATGGCGGCATTTATGGGCAGTATTACGAGTACAGTGGCTTTTATGCGATCAGGGAAAATTGATTTGAAATTAATAAAATACTTATTTCCACTATCTGTTATTGGTTCAGCGTTAGGTGTATTTACAGTGCGAATGATTCCGCCGGATTTTTTAAAACCTATTGTCGTGGGAATGTTAGTCATCGTTACAATTTATAGCTTGATGAAGAAGGACTGGGGGGAAAACTCTACTTATCATGGGATGAATCAAAAAACAGCAATACTTAGTGGTGGTGTAGCTTTTGTATTGGGGTTTTATGATGGTTTTTTTGGCCCGGGAGCAGGTTCTTTTTTATTGTTTGCTTTTTTATGTATTGGTTTTGACTTTATTATGGCAGCGGGGAATGCCAGAGCTTTAAATTTTGGCAGTAACATTTCGGCAATGATTGTGTTTACATCTTTAGGTCTAGTGAATTATGCTTATGCTTTACCAATGGGAATAGGAATGATTTTTGGAGCAATTGCAGGAACAAAAATGGCAATAGTAAAAGGGGCATCTTATGTCCGCCCTTTATTCATTTTTATGACGGTTATTTTAATTGGAAAACAGCTGTTTGATATTTTTAAATAA
- a CDS encoding Ppx/GppA phosphatase family protein has product MVHGIIDIGSNTIRLAIYDIKGKQLEMLLKKKFMTGLAGYIKDDVMIEEGIVAACEAIHDFKRLLKNFNIDNIAAFATAALRNVKNSKEAIIEIERMTGITVDLISGEEEAFLDFVGATQATVIQDGILIDIGGGSTELVIYQGDDIKSMVSLPIGSLNMYKNYVQNIFPIEKDESNIRQAVLDELGKIKAQVYGRQEYICGVGGTMRATVKLYNEIFDLEVDNVELSIDKLKEMVESLTLGRNEVGMPTNDNLDLMLKIVPERIRTIMPGVIILLTLADFFESDHLYISSSGVREGYIYAKIVK; this is encoded by the coding sequence GTGGTGCATGGAATTATTGATATTGGCTCTAATACGATTAGGCTAGCTATTTATGATATTAAAGGTAAGCAGCTTGAGATGCTGTTAAAAAAGAAATTTATGACAGGGCTTGCTGGTTACATTAAAGATGACGTAATGATAGAAGAAGGAATTGTTGCAGCATGTGAAGCTATTCATGATTTTAAGCGTTTATTGAAAAATTTTAATATTGACAATATAGCTGCTTTTGCTACTGCCGCCTTAAGAAATGTAAAAAATAGTAAAGAAGCTATTATTGAGATAGAGAGGATGACAGGAATTACTGTCGATTTAATCTCTGGAGAAGAAGAAGCTTTTTTAGATTTTGTTGGAGCAACGCAAGCGACGGTAATTCAAGATGGCATCTTAATTGATATTGGTGGAGGAAGTACGGAACTCGTTATTTATCAGGGGGATGACATTAAGTCAATGGTAAGCCTGCCTATCGGTTCTTTGAATATGTATAAAAATTATGTACAAAATATTTTTCCAATTGAAAAAGATGAAAGTAATATAAGACAAGCAGTATTAGATGAATTGGGAAAAATAAAGGCGCAGGTGTATGGAAGGCAAGAATATATCTGCGGTGTAGGCGGAACGATGCGCGCTACGGTAAAATTGTATAATGAAATTTTTGACTTAGAAGTTGATAATGTTGAGTTGAGTATTGATAAACTTAAAGAAATGGTTGAATCCCTTACTCTTGGAAGAAATGAAGTTGGAATGCCAACGAATGATAATCTTGATTTAATGCTAAAAATTGTTCCGGAGCGTATTCGGACGATTATGCCAGGCGTAATTATTTTGCTAACATTAGCAGATTTTTTTGAAAGTGACCATTTATATATAAGTTCGTCTGGTGTACGTGAAGGGTATATTTATGCTAAAATTGTAAAATAA
- a CDS encoding manganese efflux pump yields the protein MDFSYLILIGITVSIDGFFAGMAYGIKKIKIPYASLLTIGLVNLFCTTIAIYSSLYLGHFINPIFATSISALLLILLGTINLLKEYISDLTDKTSDKFKITIPIGCLVINIMKKPECADVDHSLILNTREAILLGFALGIDNMTAAFAIGLMTTSPCYVPITLSVIQISLVWFGIIFAGKIAKDTWQKRTAYIPGIVLILMGILRIL from the coding sequence ATGGATTTTTCATACCTTATTCTAATTGGTATTACCGTAAGTATTGATGGTTTTTTTGCTGGTATGGCATATGGAATAAAGAAAATTAAAATTCCCTATGCGTCCTTACTTACTATTGGTTTAGTCAATTTATTTTGTACAACTATTGCAATTTATTCTTCACTTTACCTCGGTCACTTCATTAACCCTATTTTTGCAACTTCAATCAGTGCTTTATTGTTAATCCTGCTTGGAACAATTAACCTACTCAAAGAATATATTTCCGATTTAACTGATAAAACTTCAGATAAATTTAAAATTACAATTCCGATTGGCTGCTTAGTTATCAATATTATGAAAAAACCTGAGTGTGCAGATGTTGACCATTCATTAATCTTAAATACGCGTGAAGCTATACTGCTTGGTTTTGCTCTAGGTATTGATAATATGACAGCTGCTTTTGCAATTGGATTAATGACGACTTCACCTTGCTATGTTCCTATCACTTTAAGCGTAATTCAAATTAGTCTTGTTTGGTTCGGTATTATTTTCGCTGGCAAAATTGCTAAAGACACTTGGCAAAAAAGAACAGCTTATATTCCAGGAATTGTTTTGATTTTAATGGGGATTTTACGAATTTTATAA
- a CDS encoding metallophosphoesterase family protein, whose protein sequence is MDKKIWQNDISRRKFLGISAGVVSSFMFSNIFKPTHVGAAAGEDYKRIVVLTDVHVPSSKDKLKIAALQDINSWNDVDHVVVTGDLCHEVGDEKELKAAVELMSHCKKKRYVLTGNHDYLYSDGTNEGGKYQAGPKERAFKLERFRRYFNMNALYFSKDVGDYHLVYLSPDSLDTIHLTEMSVEQLAWLSADLEMNRDKPTIIFFHGSLEGTWDNNGRNWPKNPKFMAQPIDDVRDILKANPQVMIWVSGHLHLGVYNQSSCNEKIYTYDVNKVQNMHNPALLGTGYQRSDSDDGGAYPALWTRSLYLYSDRVEFRTYDHTNQKFLTDLDRAIKVTRR, encoded by the coding sequence ATGGATAAAAAAATCTGGCAAAATGATATCAGCCGTCGAAAGTTTTTAGGCATATCAGCTGGCGTAGTGTCCAGTTTTATGTTTAGTAATATTTTTAAACCTACACACGTTGGTGCTGCTGCGGGAGAAGATTATAAAAGAATTGTAGTATTAACAGACGTACATGTTCCAAGTTCAAAAGATAAATTAAAAATTGCCGCTCTTCAAGATATTAATTCTTGGAATGACGTTGACCATGTAGTGGTAACAGGCGATCTTTGTCATGAAGTTGGCGACGAAAAGGAATTAAAAGCAGCCGTTGAGCTGATGAGCCATTGTAAAAAGAAACGCTATGTACTTACTGGCAATCATGATTATCTCTACTCTGACGGAACAAACGAGGGCGGAAAATATCAAGCAGGGCCAAAAGAACGGGCATTTAAATTAGAACGTTTCCGCAGATATTTTAATATGAACGCTTTGTATTTCTCAAAGGATGTAGGAGATTATCATTTAGTATATCTTTCCCCAGATTCTTTGGATACAATTCATCTGACCGAAATGTCCGTAGAGCAGCTAGCTTGGTTGTCCGCAGATTTAGAAATGAATCGCGACAAGCCAACAATTATATTTTTCCACGGTTCATTAGAGGGTACATGGGATAATAATGGCAGAAACTGGCCTAAAAATCCAAAATTTATGGCGCAGCCAATAGATGATGTCAGAGATATCTTAAAAGCTAACCCACAAGTTATGATTTGGGTATCTGGACATTTACATCTTGGTGTATATAATCAAAGCTCTTGCAATGAAAAGATCTATACTTACGATGTTAATAAAGTCCAAAATATGCATAATCCCGCATTACTCGGCACAGGATATCAACGTAGTGATAGTGATGATGGTGGTGCATACCCTGCACTTTGGACAAGATCATTATATTTATATTCTGACAGAGTAGAATTTAGGACTTATGATCATACCAATCAAAAATTCTTAACCGACTTAGATAGAGCAATCAAAGTTACAAGAAGATAA